In the Pocillopora verrucosa isolate sample1 chromosome 4, ASM3666991v2, whole genome shotgun sequence genome, gatgagaattaaaaaaaaaattatatatatcaattagaggataaTATGTATTAgttcatccaataccaaattctcagaactaacatcataagaattataaaacagaaagtaagaagttaaacaaaacaaataagatcttgggagtaaaagggtcaagttcttgttatttttttctgtacaatAGAGTTCTATCAATTCAAATGCTCTCTAACGAGAAAGActggaacttttgaaataaGTAATTTTCATTGATAAAATCAGTGTCTTCTTGTCTCTTTTCCTTGTACTTTCACTGCATCATCCAGCTACTTAGGGATAAGAGTAATTTAATTTGTCAGCAAGAGTGTGTTATCTTCAGTTGCTATAGTACCAAGGTCTCTTTagttaattaatttacaaggaaatgtatagtaaCCAAAAGGTAGAATTCTAACTtgaatcagatcttgagagttgaagAACAAGGCTCCTGCTTCTTGTAACAATAAGCAATATTTATTCTTGTCTTAAAGGAAAAGTCCAAGGAAAAAAGCTCAAGCAAGttcaagaaaaaagattgcTGAACTCTGTGATAGACTATCTGATTCAGAGGACATGTTATCATCATCGTCACCATCATCAAGTGAAGCATCACAATCAGAGTGATAGCTTAAGACAGAATTGAAGAAGTCTATTTAAAGAAGTATTTAATTAGTGTCTTTCCTTGtcagttttgtttaattttcagaaagaaagaattggTGGTAACAGTCAGTGTGAGGGTCAATGATCTGTCCATTTTCAAAGCTGTATTCTCAGAAGAATCACAGTATTGGTAAAGGTTCTTATCTTAAAGATCCCAGGTTCCCAGCTAGGTGCTTTTATCTTTGACAAAGTTAGTCACCTGTGGCACCAGGGCTGTGCCAGAACACACCCCTGAATTTAGACATATTTGAGATCCAAAAGCCTGCATATAGCTTTATGCTGCAAGTAGAAAACAGGGTTGGAACTTGTGATGAGAATTAATCATACATGTTTCCATGATTTTAGGCTGTCCATGCATAATGCAGAGTATTTTCATATTTCctctattaattttttataaacttttcaaCAATCTTGTaatcttatttattttgcatCAGATTTCTAATATTGTGTTTGCCAAAGATAGAGACTTACACTGTAGTGAAGTGTTTAATTGGATATATcaaattttagcttttatttaaatattagtACTATGCAAACTATACATGAAGCACAAATGTGCAGCTGGTAAATACCATTATATCCTGGAGACTTACATTCATATGACTTATAGTTTattgaatttgaacaaaatacTTAATCAGTgaaactttaaccctttaacttccaagatgtgattgtcaattctttgctctagctgctaaacatttccttgttaataaattacaagaatttggtgttagatcaggataaaaACTTTCACCTGATGAGTGTGAGTATTCTTAGTACCTGTTTCATGGATAATGGGTGGATTTTactgggagaagttacatgtccatcacttctaggagttaaagggtaaagtaCTCATTTGCTCCAATTAAGAGGGGGGGCTGCAGTTTACATCCCCTTAAGAAATGGAAGCTGGAAGGGATTTGATCAGTGACAGAACTATCAACACatcaacatttctttgtaatatTATTATGTTGATAGAACCCtgttcaaaactgttttgcttTTCCATCTCCAGTACAAATTTGAGATTGGGGAAGGTGGTGATTTACAAtatcatttacaaaataaatccattttcatttttgatattttcaaaagcaaTAGATAACCTTGACTTCCAGTAAGTTAGTTTCCAGTAATTTATTCCTTTGCTGCTTTTTCAGACAAAAGTTGTGCCTTTGCTGTTCATGAAACACACATCAAAGTGCACTTTAAGATAAAGAGCTGTACCTCAGTCTTATAACACAGCTATGGTAACCACATCTCACAAAGTGGAGAAATTTAAAAGATGCTGTTTTCATCTTGGTGCTGATCTACCAGACTGCCCCTGTCGACCCTGACTTGAGTTTTGAGTCTTTCCCAGAGGTGGTTTCTTTGCCTGGGATAGCTTACTCTTTCCATTGTCCGTTTTACCTCTAAAGAGTCTGTTTACATCTAATGAGTTGAAAGGAAGATTTGTAGCAgacttatttctttcttttgaatttggcATCTGTTGGGCCTTTTGTTCCACATTGGCCATGTCAATGGCTAATCTAGTTGGTGCATAGAGATTGAACCATTGCtgtaaacagaagaaatgatTTGCTATTAGTTTCCACCAAGTTTCTGCAGAGATACCAACCctaagaaataaataaggaaCCTTTTAACTGCAAAAACCATGAACACCAAAAGAGAGAGTCTGCTCTCAAAACTTCATTGCAAGTTGCTCTTCCTTGAATGAATGCTGGCCTAATGGAAGTAACCTCTGTGCtcttccaaaatttttctgaactGTTTCTAGTACACATTTATCATAAACTTCAAAGTTGAGAGAATCAGAACTTCTGGTGTCAACAGTCTTTCCCAACAACACATCACATTTACCACTCAGTCCATGGGCTCAAACCAGGACCATCCAATCCAGTGCATTAATCTTAAGTCAATAATAGATGATTGATTAACTTGTtgcaaaatcacaaattaagttATGCCTACCTTTGTTTCTGGACTTAGACCTGttgcagtaaaaaaatattGCCAGAGAGGAATGCCAAGATGTACTATCATCATTCTGAAATAATCAGTGAAAGATGAAGCAAGATACCACCATTCCAGTGACCGATCAAGAAACCAGATCTGAGGTTGTCCTGTTGTTACTCCTGAGAAAAGAGGACATTGTGATGAGCATTGACAAGTTCTTTCTTCTCTATTTTGGGCACATACCAAAAATCCTCTAATTTTGAGAACTAGCAAACTTGCAGAGaagagacagaaaaaatgaaGGATATTCTAATACCAAGAACTTAGCTGATATAAAAGAATGTCTATgttttgattcaattttatccttggttcaaattttattttcctttgtttcaaacttgtaatcatacattacaatacccaaaaacaaaagaaaacaaaatttgaaccaaagaTAAATTGGACCACAACATCTATGTCAACCATTTGGCAGCTTGGAAAAATCTATGATTTTATTTGAACTGTCCAACTTCACCCACCAGCTTTGATGTCTTTGTAAATCAAACAGACTTTACCATAGCTGTCACATAGATACAGCTCAAAAACCTTGCAGCGATTATGAAAGTGTGGTTTTATATGACCTGGTGAggaattgaaaacaaaggaaagaacatCATCTGATGATCACTAGCACTTCTCAGTTTTAGCTGGGACAGATCTTTATTATTGACAAAATCATGGTATTCAAGGTCCTGTTTCAGTGGTAGATCCAGGGGTGTAGGATGAGTGGGGTTCAGATCCCTCTCCATCAGAtctgacaaatttttgaaagaaagcttcTTGAAATGTGGGATCACATATTACTTCTTAACAAATATATTCACTTGGCCTGAATCATTCCTTTGCTTATATATGTTAGGGTCcaacataaagaaaaatatttattttattttttttttaatcaaaggatgcttcccctctccccctccctctgTCAAATTCCTGGATCTTTCCCCATGTTTGGTCAATACCTTGGCCATCTTCTTCATCTGAATCAGTATCTAAATTAGCCAATGAGGGTTTGTCATCACTAATAGATGTTGCTTTAGACAGCAACACTAGACCTGTCACAGGATTCAGCTTCATTTTTCCCAATGGTAAAACACTCCCTGAtaaaatggagaaaatagaTATGAAACAACGAATCAAACAGTCAAAATGTTCAGTGATGATTCTAGGAAGTCTTGCGAGCCAAGTGACCCAAAACTCTTTATGACCAAAGTTTCCTGCTTCTTGCAGCCTATGAAGGCACCAGCTGATGTTAACCTGTGGCTCTTTATTTTCTAGGAAACATTTTGCCATTActcgcattttttttcaaagatgcatTGTCGATAATTACCATCAAACTTAATGCTCCACTGAATTAACAGTCCATTTGTTGTGAGGAAAAAACTCTTCAAGTCCTCTGGCAAGATACATATGTTCTTCTATCAAATATACAGTGTTGAGAATGGTATGTAATCGTTTTTTGCTACTCATAACAGACCGGTCAATATAATGTTACTTCACACGTTAATGTTTATTCAGGAAATGCAATATTACCAGCTCCCAAGTAAAGACGTGTTTTTCCGCTGGTCGTCTATCAAGTAGACGGAAATTTGTTACACCTggcttcttttctgaaaaaaaaaaatgaggaagGGCGGCATATTCACAACTGAGCTTACTTCAGTCTTTACCTCGAGTTTCATGAAatttgttcgctttggaaataaagtttgttttgaaaattgaaagtaatgcttagGGAATTTAACGAgttatttattataaaacaaatagagaagccttgactgtgctctgttctgttgtaaagcacttaggaagcggctagagcactcaagaagtagggagaaacactcgactacgtctcgtgtttccctctacacttctttcgtgctctagccgcttcctgcgtgctttacaacagaacagagcacagtcaaggcttctctatttgttaagaAGGTGGTGATGGCATCTTAAATTGCACGTGCGGAGGTGGCAGATCAGAGCGCTTTGAAACATACATAAACTTCTgcggagggagggggggggcctGAGCTTTCCCCTTATTTTCGCTCGGAGGGGCTGTGGCCTcccttgcccccccccccccccctgctcCACTGCCTATGATGTGGTATTAGAAGGGATTAACTCGAGTACCATGAACTACAATGTAACTAGATAAGTAGATAGCCAAGCTGATTGTGACTCTGTTGTCAGACAATCAAACAACcacttttgacattttttccttctttgccATGATCAGAAATGCAATTCGTCAAAACTGCACCTAATGGTGATCTCTTATAATAGCCAATTAGGGGTATGTTTCATGTTGCAATTCACCTCGTAAGCGAGGTCAACGATCCATAGTAGCCTGTAAATTTCCAATGTATCAGAAGTGTCATAAGTCACTCTTGATTCTTAttaaagcgaaatctttttgcCATGTACCAAATCCTTGTTGTAAATCCATGTAATAAAGCTTGTTCGGTTAAGATGACTGGATATTAGCCCCGTTGTTTTTttcagcgtttttttttttttttcgtttttatggACGTCGACTTTGCCTCGGTCCACAGAAACGCAAAACGCATTATCAAGCCATgttgacctcacgcttggtcaataaggCATATGTTATTGAGCTTCACCAGTCAACTACATCCCAGAGGATCTTATTCAGTTATGACAACCAATGAGAACCTCACAAATAATCATGGATTGGAGTATTTGAACGCAGATTCTTCAGCTGTCGTATTTTGCCAGATGTTTCCCTAAAGTTTGAAAACACGCTGTGGCCGTTCTCTGGAATTATAACTTACGGGTGTTTTCTGAGAACATGTTCTTTGTATTCTACTGCTTCGTTCTCGTCGTTTTGGCTTCCCTAATACCAGAAGGACAAGGTATAgtttgagaaaatttcaaatttttccagcatattgatttttaattatttttattgacaaCCACTGAACCTTGAAATGTCCGTACAAGCTTCTCTTCTAGTATTaaatataataaattatttgatgagACAACCTATGTATTTTATGTACCtatgtatgtatttttaagtcattttgtAACCCAGTTTTTTGAAGTAACAGGATCACGAACGAACTAAAATTTTAGGGAACATGGCCTATGTATCTAAAAGTGAAAGTTTACTttaaacatatatttattgtatCTTCAACGAAGCCCAAGAACGTGTTCGACTTTTTTATCGGGCGCAATGGATAAGTTAAAAACTGGCAGACCTTTATTCGTATTTGAAGTCGAGGAGCTCCGTCGAACTCAACTGAAATGGCTTGGCTTGTTCGAATGAAAACTTTACGAAGCAGTAAAACTTTTCAAGTCTTGTAATGAAACTTTCTAATTCGTCACAACGGGAAAAATAACGTTTCGTGGAAATATGTTGCTTCCGCAAAACCTacttaaaaatttgaaaaaaggaaacagtattGCATCAAATTTGGCCTAAACATGTTATCTATGGTAAAACCTGGCTGATCCACCTTAGAAAGAAAGTTCTAACTAAGTTtgtgggaaataaaaaaacaggtGATTtcgacaaaaatattttcttaacaaagacGACAGTTGACGACAGTAGGATTTATTGTTTCTGTTATACTCATTTATAATCTTGAAATGTACATGCTGGAGGGAAAAGTTCAGCGTTTCGCCTTCTAGTGACTGTTAATGCGCGCtacttttgttacatttttagagTTAAAAAGCCAGGACCTGAGTAGTGCTGAAAGAGTTAGCCCTAATCGCTTTTCATACCGGGGAGTTCATAAAATTTATAACCTCGAGAGTTATACGTGAGcgagtttgtttttctctaggtttgtttttcataatttacgCAGTATGCCGTATGCTCGAAGGCTAAACTCACGACATCACAACACACGTTTTGCATGAATTGACCGGGTTAAAAATCTCCGCGAAAATATGCCGACAATAAACTTTGTAAAGAAACTAATCATGCTCAGAGGTTTCTTCTAAGCATGGTTAGTTCTTTAAACTTTCGACCATtattaaacaaatagagaagcctttaTTGTGCTCTGTTCTCTTGTAAAGTACGCAGGAGGCGCCGAGTGTTTCTCTCCAATTCTTTAGTGCTCAAGCCACTTCcaaagtgctttataacagaacagggcacagtcaaggcttctttatttgttttaaaataaaaaatccgtTATATTCCCTACGCAGTAATTTCAATATTCAAAACAAACCGTACTTCCtgagcgaacaacagtgtcgtcagcatgctctatactctcata is a window encoding:
- the LOC136280408 gene encoding tubulin polyglutamylase complex subunit 2-like encodes the protein MDLQQGFEKKPGVTNFRLLDRRPAEKHVFTWELKNICILPEDLKSFFLTTNGLLIQWSIKFDGSVLPLGKMKLNPVTGLVLLSKATSISDDKPSLANLDTDSDEEDGQGHIKPHFHNRCKVFELYLCDSYGKVCLIYKDIKAGVTTGQPQIWFLDRSLEWWYLASSFTDYFRMMIVHLGIPLWQYFFTATGLSPETKQWFNLYAPTRLAIDMANVEQKAQQMPNSKERNKSATNLPFNSLDVNRLFRGKTDNGKSKLSQAKKPPLGKTQNSSQGRQGQSGRSAPR